One genomic window of Nicotiana sylvestris chromosome 10, ASM39365v2, whole genome shotgun sequence includes the following:
- the LOC104247513 gene encoding ultraviolet-B receptor UVR8 isoform X1, producing MSKMMEETERVIEQEEEKEGLVKEEIWSWGAGTEGQLGTGKLQDEHQPQLIHSLSSFTSISYLSCGGAHVIALTPGGRVLTWGRGTSGQLGHVEMVNCLHPKYVESLEGVFITHASAGWNHSGFVSDTGYVFTCGDGSFGQLGHGDYVSRCSPVQVLHFKTRHVVQIACGMRHSLVLLKGDTEDLIYGFGSGKRGQLGISDDKQKSLSIPHVTLGLENVKIRIIAANGDHSAAISLNGHLYIWGRAFCGASDVYRPCRVTADLPLIQVALGWNHALVLTGDGEVYMLGRYNYNVPTGIQNDNLMKHISDEAVMQRVIDFDSRKVVQIGAGAEHSALVTDDGSVMTWGWGEHGQLGLGDIDDQTGPRIVSLCNEQSRKPCVGRVYCGSGFTFIVRT from the exons ATGTCCAAAATGATGGAAGAAACAGAAAGAGTTAtagaacaagaagaagaaaaagaagggtTAGTAAAAGAAGAAATATGGAGCTGGGGAGCAGGAACTGAGGGACAATTAGGAACAGGAAAACTCCAAGATGAACACCAACCTCAACTCATTCATTCTCTCTCTTCTTTTACTTCCATCTCTTATCTCTCCTGTGGTGGTGCCCATGTCATTGCCCTCACTCCTG GTGGAAGAGTGCTAACATGGGGGAGGGGTACATCTGGTCAGTTAGGTCATGTAGAGATGGTTAACTGCTTACACCCAAAGTATGTGGAATCTTTGGAAGGCGTCTTTATTACACATGCTTCTGCTGGATGGAATCACTCAGGATTCGTGTCAG ACACTGGTTACGTATTCACTTGTGGAGATGGTTCATTTGGTCAGCTTGGGCATGGGGATTATGTCTCAAGATGTTCTCCTGTACAAGTGTTGCACTTTAAGACTAGGCATGTCGTGCAAATTGCTTGTGGTATGCGCCATTCACTTGTCTTACTAAAAG GAGATACCGAGGATCTTATCTATGGATTTGGCTCTGGAAAACGTGGTCAACTCGGTATATCTGATGACAAACAGAAGTCACTTAGTATTCCTCATGTTACTTTGGGTTTGGAAAATGTCAAAATCAGGATTATCGCTGCAAATGGAGATCATAGTGCAGCAATATCTC tgAATGGGCATTTATATATATGGGGAAGAGCATTCTGTGGCGCCTCAGATGTGTATAGACCCTGCCGTGTTACTGCAGACTTACCATTAATCCAAGTCGCTTTAGGATGGAATCATGCTCTTGTATTGACAG GTGATGGGGAAGTATACATGCTTGGCAGATACAATTATAATGTTCCTACGGGTATTCAGAATGACAACTTGATGAAGCATATATCAG ATGAAGCTGTCATGCAAAGAGTCATCGACTTTGATAGTAGAAAGGTTGTCCAAATTGGCGCCGGAGCTGAGCACTCTGCCTTGGTAACAG ATGACGGATCTGTAATGACATGGGGATGGGGTGAACATGGTCAGCTTGGATTAGGAGATATAGATGATCAAACTGGCCCACGGATTGTAAGTTTATGCAATGAACAATCTAGAAAACCATGTGTCGGTAGAGTTTACTGTGGCAGTGGTTTTACATTTATTGTCAGGACGTAA
- the LOC104247513 gene encoding ultraviolet-B receptor UVR8 isoform X2: protein MSKMMEETERVIEQEEEKEGLVKEEIWSWGAGTEGQLGTGKLQDEHQPQLIHSLSSFTSISYLSCGGAHVIALTPGGRVLTWGRGTSGQLGHVEMVNCLHPKYVESLEGVFITHASAGWNHSGFVSDTGYVFTCGDGSFGQLGHGDYVSRCSPVQVLHFKTRHVVQIACGMRHSLVLLKGDTEDLIYGFGSGKRGQLGISDDKQKSLSIPHVTLGLENVKIRIIAANGDHSAAISLNGHLYIWGRAFCGASDVYRPCRVTADLPLIQVALGWNHALVLTGDGEVYMLGRYNYNVPTGIQNDNLMKHISEDEAVMQRVIDFDSRKVVQIGAGAEHSALVTDDGSVMTWGWGEHGQLGLGDIDDQTGPRIVSLCNEQSRKPCVGRVYCGSGFTFIVRT from the exons ATGTCCAAAATGATGGAAGAAACAGAAAGAGTTAtagaacaagaagaagaaaaagaagggtTAGTAAAAGAAGAAATATGGAGCTGGGGAGCAGGAACTGAGGGACAATTAGGAACAGGAAAACTCCAAGATGAACACCAACCTCAACTCATTCATTCTCTCTCTTCTTTTACTTCCATCTCTTATCTCTCCTGTGGTGGTGCCCATGTCATTGCCCTCACTCCTG GTGGAAGAGTGCTAACATGGGGGAGGGGTACATCTGGTCAGTTAGGTCATGTAGAGATGGTTAACTGCTTACACCCAAAGTATGTGGAATCTTTGGAAGGCGTCTTTATTACACATGCTTCTGCTGGATGGAATCACTCAGGATTCGTGTCAG ACACTGGTTACGTATTCACTTGTGGAGATGGTTCATTTGGTCAGCTTGGGCATGGGGATTATGTCTCAAGATGTTCTCCTGTACAAGTGTTGCACTTTAAGACTAGGCATGTCGTGCAAATTGCTTGTGGTATGCGCCATTCACTTGTCTTACTAAAAG GAGATACCGAGGATCTTATCTATGGATTTGGCTCTGGAAAACGTGGTCAACTCGGTATATCTGATGACAAACAGAAGTCACTTAGTATTCCTCATGTTACTTTGGGTTTGGAAAATGTCAAAATCAGGATTATCGCTGCAAATGGAGATCATAGTGCAGCAATATCTC tgAATGGGCATTTATATATATGGGGAAGAGCATTCTGTGGCGCCTCAGATGTGTATAGACCCTGCCGTGTTACTGCAGACTTACCATTAATCCAAGTCGCTTTAGGATGGAATCATGCTCTTGTATTGACAG GTGATGGGGAAGTATACATGCTTGGCAGATACAATTATAATGTTCCTACGGGTATTCAGAATGACAACTTGATGAAGCATATATCAG AAGATGAAGCTGTCATGCAAAGAGTCATCGACTTTGATAGTAGAAAGGTTGTCCAAATTGGCGCCGGAGCTGAGCACTCTGCCTTGGTAACAG ATGACGGATCTGTAATGACATGGGGATGGGGTGAACATGGTCAGCTTGGATTAGGAGATATAGATGATCAAACTGGCCCACGGATTGTAAGTTTATGCAATGAACAATCTAGAAAACCATGTGTCGGTAGAGTTTACTGTGGCAGTGGTTTTACATTTATTGTCAGGACGTAA